The Sorangiineae bacterium MSr11367 genome window below encodes:
- a CDS encoding fibronectin type III domain-containing protein — translation MPTFFSLLLRTTLAVCLGGFLWSYSGTAHAQSLTLAIAKVDRIKGSGGLPNRPNGLKTTDITRADCVANVIERFSLTVTGTVDSGRNLDVWASTGGDCTQITSRQNGTAGATCWQIAGNQTVRNGTIVVDIPAQTIASQLGNATKQPGVQTGSLDTCSSQPTVGASAINVYFLYGVPGNNSDSNVQQAINWDTKGPAGPTNVTAGDGDRVIVMKWSPQSSSGSDISGYTVYCAPKDGLDAAPPPVDAGDAGTHPECQDGGFTDGGVDDAGNPIPGQPIDGGCTQVPNVPDGGQPSDCPSPGLDAPIVRSVGSSVSDGTTVDGLTNGVEYACAVAAYDKGRNPGELSKAACAMPGPVKDFFWRYREAGGPAGGCALEGAPLTDGVMIGGATAAVLALVRRRRKGKRS, via the coding sequence ATGCCTACGTTCTTTTCCTTACTTCTTCGCACCACCCTCGCCGTGTGCCTCGGCGGCTTTTTGTGGAGCTACTCGGGCACCGCGCACGCGCAGTCGCTGACGCTGGCCATTGCCAAGGTCGATCGGATCAAGGGCTCGGGCGGTCTGCCAAATCGGCCTAACGGGCTCAAGACCACCGACATCACCCGTGCCGATTGCGTGGCCAATGTCATCGAGCGCTTCTCGTTGACGGTGACGGGAACCGTGGATTCGGGCCGCAATTTGGACGTTTGGGCGTCGACCGGTGGCGACTGCACGCAGATCACGAGCCGACAGAACGGCACGGCCGGGGCCACGTGTTGGCAAATCGCGGGAAATCAAACGGTCCGCAACGGCACCATCGTCGTGGATATCCCCGCTCAAACCATCGCCAGCCAGTTGGGGAACGCAACGAAGCAGCCAGGCGTCCAGACAGGTTCGCTCGATACCTGCAGCTCGCAGCCGACGGTGGGCGCCAGCGCCATCAATGTCTACTTCCTGTACGGCGTACCCGGAAACAATTCGGATTCCAACGTCCAACAAGCGATCAACTGGGACACGAAAGGTCCGGCTGGACCGACCAACGTCACGGCCGGAGACGGCGATCGCGTGATCGTGATGAAATGGAGCCCCCAATCGAGCTCGGGTTCCGACATCAGCGGCTACACCGTGTATTGCGCTCCGAAGGACGGGCTCGACGCGGCCCCTCCTCCGGTCGATGCCGGCGATGCCGGAACGCACCCGGAGTGTCAGGACGGTGGGTTCACGGATGGGGGCGTCGACGATGCCGGTAACCCCATCCCGGGTCAGCCCATCGACGGTGGCTGCACGCAGGTTCCCAACGTACCGGATGGCGGACAACCCAGCGACTGCCCCTCGCCCGGACTCGACGCCCCCATCGTCAGAAGTGTCGGCAGTTCGGTTTCGGATGGCACGACCGTGGATGGTTTGACGAACGGCGTCGAATACGCGTGTGCGGTGGCCGCCTACGACAAAGGCCGAAACCCGGGCGAGCTTTCCAAGGCGGCGTGCGCGATGCCGGGGCCGGTGAAGGACTTTTTCTGGCGGTACCGCGAGGCAGGTGGACCTGCTGGAGGATGTGCCCTCGAAGGCGCTCCTCTGACGGACGGAGTCATGATTGGCGGCGCAACAGCCGCAGTACTTGCGCTCGTGCGACGGCGTCGGAAAGGAAAGCGTTCATGA
- a CDS encoding MXAN_2562 family outer membrane beta-barrel protein, producing the protein MRLAPACAVFAFAAIGLASTTASAADDDLILRPRHKQFESPQHFYLELRFAPYKPQIDDDPALHANPDLGVSNTPWKDTFRDNARLLAALEFDWQIFRLPYIGTVGAGASIGYTRMSAKAPKLDPAAPLNNEPSGSNTTLELFPMYAIAVLRADVFMREMGIPFVPYGKAGIGYVPWRTFTEGGTSYSETPDGTVHGKGQTWGLHLAVGLAFQLDVIDRYTAKNLDQTLGINHSYLYGEWMFANYRGIGQSNVLWVGTSTWVTGLAFEF; encoded by the coding sequence ATGAGACTCGCACCCGCGTGCGCTGTCTTCGCGTTTGCTGCAATCGGGTTGGCGTCGACCACGGCCTCCGCTGCCGACGACGACTTGATCCTGAGGCCGCGCCACAAGCAATTCGAGTCGCCGCAGCACTTCTACTTGGAGCTTCGCTTTGCGCCCTACAAACCGCAAATCGACGACGACCCGGCGTTGCACGCGAATCCCGATCTGGGCGTTAGCAATACGCCATGGAAGGACACATTCCGTGACAACGCACGGCTCCTAGCTGCCCTCGAATTCGACTGGCAAATCTTCCGTCTCCCGTACATAGGGACCGTCGGGGCCGGCGCGTCCATCGGCTACACGCGTATGAGCGCGAAGGCGCCGAAGCTCGATCCGGCTGCCCCGCTGAACAACGAGCCCTCGGGTTCGAACACGACCCTCGAGCTCTTCCCGATGTACGCCATCGCCGTTTTGCGCGCCGACGTCTTCATGCGCGAAATGGGGATTCCCTTCGTGCCGTATGGCAAAGCGGGAATCGGCTACGTGCCCTGGCGCACATTCACCGAGGGCGGTACTTCCTATTCCGAGACCCCCGACGGCACCGTCCACGGCAAAGGCCAAACGTGGGGACTTCACCTGGCCGTCGGCCTGGCGTTTCAATTGGACGTCATCGATCGCTACACCGCGAAGAACCTCGACCAGACCCTCGGGATCAACCACTCGTATCTCTATGGCGAGTGGATGTTCGCGAACTACCGCGGCATTGGCCAGTCCAACGTCCTCTGGGTGGGAACGAGCACCTGGGTCACGGGACTGGCCTTCGAGTTCTGA
- the grxC gene encoding glutaredoxin 3, producing MTTPSAVQVYTTNYCPYCTRAKQLLTKRGIAFEEIDVSEDDEKRAWLVKTTGQRTVPQIFINGTPIGGSDELHQLDRSGELAKRLAAA from the coding sequence ATGACCACTCCCTCCGCCGTCCAAGTCTACACGACGAACTACTGCCCCTACTGCACCCGCGCCAAGCAGCTCCTGACCAAGCGGGGCATCGCCTTCGAGGAGATCGACGTCAGCGAGGACGACGAAAAGCGAGCCTGGCTGGTCAAGACCACGGGCCAGCGCACCGTCCCCCAAATCTTCATCAACGGCACGCCCATCGGCGGCTCCGACGAACTGCACCAATTGGACCGCAGCGGCGAACTAGCCAAACGCCTCGCCGCCGCCTGA
- a CDS encoding AAA family ATPase, producing the protein MAAEQTIHLERYAADAKALVAGAQTLADERKHAQVEPIHLLARAIDRDRGVAEVFRKAGADPSDVAVEAESALSRIGKTTSGLAYLSNAMLELLRRAEKEATGSTVQVEHLLNALSQEIRGAAAVVLQAFALGPGSFRPHMAALRSVPRDPPGAAASPSTVGGDNGGRFTQDLVERARQGGFDPVIGRDAEVRRLLQILERRHKNHPLLVGDPGVGKTAIVGALCMRIAAKEVPQNLAQLSILELETGALVAGARLRGEIEERLKQVIGAMKGNAGSERVLYISGIDSLLGQGAAGSGVGDLLKPMLARGEVRLLASTTPDGLRKMQERDPGLLRRFRILTIDAPPPEQAIEMLRGLATKFEAHHKVQIGDPAVVGAVHLAKRYLQDRALPDTAIDLLDEAAARKRVELDGVPAEIDNAIRRLASVKAQHQSLLDDDDAMSIKTRERLEKEMTALEPQVIDLRARLDSRRGALAAVNALRAERDRLEQQLNEARGRQDFARLGELEHVSIPDVKRRLDAAETAMKRDDGGRTSNVVTEEDVAIVLGDWTGIPVAKMLEAESDKLLKMEERLGQRVVGQTEAVRAVSRAVRRGRVGLRDPGKPIGSFLYLGPSGVGKTELAKALAEFLFDDEQSMTRLDMSEFMEKHMAQRLVGAPPGYVDSEQGGFLTEAVRRRPYSVLLFDEVEKAHADVFNLLLQVLDDGRLTDGRGRTADFSNTVVIMTSNIGSKRILETSPNLFETEEGRDALRDVLREELRNFLRPEFLNRIDDIVVFRPLSKTDLRGIVDIQLRRLEKLMADREIKLDLTEAAKMNLVELGYEPAFGARPLRRAILKRLQDPLAEQILAGGYASGSVVKVDVKGDEFVFEKG; encoded by the coding sequence ATGGCAGCCGAGCAAACCATTCACCTCGAGCGCTACGCGGCGGACGCCAAGGCGCTCGTTGCAGGGGCCCAAACGCTCGCGGACGAGCGCAAACACGCTCAAGTCGAGCCCATCCACCTTCTCGCCCGGGCGATCGACCGCGATCGGGGCGTGGCCGAGGTCTTCCGCAAAGCCGGAGCGGACCCGTCCGATGTGGCCGTCGAGGCGGAGTCAGCACTTTCTCGCATCGGAAAGACGACCAGCGGCCTCGCGTACCTCTCCAACGCGATGCTCGAGTTGCTCCGCCGCGCGGAAAAAGAAGCCACGGGCAGCACCGTCCAGGTCGAACACCTCCTCAACGCCCTCTCGCAGGAAATCCGCGGCGCGGCGGCCGTGGTTCTTCAGGCTTTTGCCCTTGGGCCCGGTTCGTTTCGCCCGCACATGGCCGCCCTTCGCAGCGTTCCGCGCGATCCGCCCGGGGCCGCGGCCTCCCCGTCTACGGTCGGGGGCGACAACGGCGGCCGGTTCACCCAGGATCTGGTCGAACGCGCCCGCCAAGGCGGCTTCGATCCGGTCATCGGGCGCGATGCCGAGGTCCGCCGCCTCCTGCAGATCCTCGAGCGGCGCCACAAGAACCACCCGCTCCTGGTGGGCGATCCCGGTGTCGGAAAGACCGCCATCGTCGGCGCGCTCTGCATGCGCATCGCCGCCAAAGAGGTGCCGCAGAACCTGGCGCAGCTCTCGATCCTCGAATTGGAAACCGGCGCGCTCGTGGCCGGTGCGCGCTTGCGTGGCGAAATCGAGGAGCGCTTGAAACAAGTCATCGGTGCCATGAAGGGCAACGCCGGCAGCGAGCGCGTGCTCTACATCAGCGGCATCGACTCGCTCCTCGGCCAGGGGGCCGCCGGCAGCGGCGTGGGCGATCTCCTCAAGCCGATGCTCGCCCGCGGCGAGGTGCGTCTGCTCGCATCGACCACGCCGGACGGCCTGCGCAAGATGCAGGAGCGCGATCCGGGCTTGCTGCGTCGCTTCCGCATCCTCACCATCGATGCGCCGCCGCCCGAGCAGGCCATCGAGATGCTGCGCGGCCTCGCGACGAAGTTCGAGGCGCATCACAAAGTGCAAATCGGCGACCCCGCGGTCGTCGGCGCGGTGCACCTGGCCAAGCGCTACCTGCAGGATCGTGCGCTCCCCGATACGGCCATCGACCTTCTCGACGAGGCGGCGGCGCGCAAGCGGGTCGAGCTCGATGGCGTCCCCGCCGAAATCGACAATGCCATCCGCCGGCTCGCCTCCGTCAAAGCGCAGCACCAGTCGCTGCTCGACGACGACGATGCCATGAGCATCAAGACGCGCGAACGGCTCGAAAAAGAGATGACCGCGCTCGAGCCCCAGGTCATCGACCTGCGAGCGCGGCTCGATTCGCGCCGCGGTGCACTGGCCGCGGTCAACGCCTTGCGTGCGGAGCGCGACCGGCTGGAGCAGCAATTGAACGAGGCGCGGGGCCGGCAGGATTTCGCGCGGCTCGGTGAGCTGGAACACGTGTCCATCCCCGACGTGAAGCGCCGCCTCGACGCGGCGGAGACCGCGATGAAACGCGACGACGGCGGCCGCACCTCGAACGTGGTGACCGAGGAGGACGTCGCCATCGTGCTGGGCGATTGGACGGGCATCCCCGTCGCGAAGATGCTCGAGGCCGAGAGCGACAAGCTCCTCAAAATGGAAGAGCGCCTCGGCCAGCGCGTCGTCGGGCAAACCGAGGCGGTGCGCGCGGTCTCGCGGGCGGTGCGCCGCGGGCGTGTGGGCCTGCGCGATCCGGGCAAGCCCATTGGCTCCTTCCTGTACCTCGGCCCGAGCGGCGTTGGAAAAACCGAGCTCGCGAAGGCGCTGGCCGAGTTCCTCTTCGACGACGAGCAATCGATGACCCGCCTCGACATGAGCGAATTCATGGAGAAGCACATGGCCCAGCGCCTCGTGGGCGCGCCGCCGGGCTACGTCGACAGTGAACAAGGCGGCTTCTTGACCGAGGCCGTGCGCCGCCGTCCGTACAGCGTGCTGCTCTTCGACGAGGTCGAAAAGGCCCACGCCGACGTGTTCAACCTGCTCCTGCAGGTGCTCGACGATGGGCGGCTCACCGACGGGCGCGGGCGCACGGCGGACTTCTCCAACACCGTCGTCATCATGACCAGCAACATCGGGTCGAAGCGCATCCTGGAGACGTCGCCGAACCTGTTCGAGACCGAGGAAGGACGCGATGCCCTGCGCGACGTGCTTCGCGAGGAGCTGCGCAACTTCTTGCGGCCCGAGTTCTTGAACCGCATCGACGACATCGTCGTGTTCCGTCCGCTCAGCAAAACGGATTTGCGCGGCATCGTCGATATCCAACTACGCAGGTTGGAAAAGCTGATGGCCGATCGGGAGATCAAACTCGATTTGACCGAGGCCGCGAAGATGAACCTGGTCGAGCTAGGCTACGAGCCTGCATTTGGCGCGCGGCCGCTGCGCAGGGCCATTCTGAAGCGGCTGCAGGACCCGCTGGCCGAGCAGATTCTGGCCGGTGGATATGCCTCGGGCAGCGTGGTGAAGGTCGATGTGAAGGGGGACGAGTTCGTCTTCGAAAAGGGTTAA
- a CDS encoding Mur ligase domain-containing protein produces the protein MSRRVHMVGVSGTGMGALAILLREIGYDVQGSDASFDPPIGPALEAAGVRCLRGFSAEHITRDLDFIVVGNAIRRDNPEALAVAESGVRALSMSGALREFFLAGRRPLVVTGTHGKTTTSAMCAWLLRSAELEPGYFIGGLPKNLPSGAAVGSLRRKIVGATAPPTPFVVEGDEYDAVYWHKQPKFFDYVGVGDDDVVIVTGVEHDHVDIYPDEKTYVAQFEALARKVPASGLIVCDASQRAAARAIAENARARVAFYALEGDDTGDITPTWLAAYAPIDLGGMQPFDLFVGGMSCGRFTMHTPGAHNVRNAVAALCACADGFGVPVLRARAALASFEGVRRRQDLLGTPGGVRVYDDFAHHPTAVHETLAALRAKHREGRLWAVFEPRSATACRALHQKAYASAFGAADRVLFAPLGRSNVPEGERLDLELLARAIGERAQAMPSIDSILEQLASEARPGDTIVLLSNGAFGGLHRRLLGRFGP, from the coding sequence ATGTCTCGTCGTGTACACATGGTTGGCGTATCCGGTACGGGCATGGGGGCCCTCGCGATTCTCCTCCGCGAAATCGGGTACGACGTTCAGGGCTCGGACGCGAGCTTCGATCCGCCGATTGGGCCGGCGCTCGAGGCGGCCGGTGTGAGGTGCTTGCGCGGTTTTTCCGCAGAGCACATCACCCGCGATTTGGACTTCATCGTCGTGGGCAACGCCATCCGGCGTGACAACCCGGAGGCCCTCGCGGTGGCGGAGAGCGGCGTGCGTGCGCTCTCCATGTCGGGCGCGTTGCGCGAGTTTTTCCTCGCCGGCCGGCGCCCGCTGGTGGTCACCGGCACCCACGGCAAGACGACGACCAGCGCCATGTGCGCGTGGCTCCTGCGCAGCGCCGAGCTCGAGCCGGGGTACTTCATCGGTGGCCTGCCGAAGAACCTGCCGTCGGGCGCCGCCGTCGGCTCGTTGCGCCGGAAAATCGTGGGCGCCACCGCACCGCCGACGCCGTTCGTCGTCGAGGGGGACGAGTACGACGCGGTGTATTGGCATAAGCAGCCCAAGTTTTTCGACTACGTCGGCGTGGGGGACGACGACGTTGTCATCGTGACGGGGGTCGAGCACGACCACGTGGACATCTACCCCGACGAGAAAACCTACGTCGCGCAGTTCGAGGCGCTGGCCCGCAAGGTGCCCGCCTCGGGCCTCATCGTGTGCGACGCCAGCCAGCGCGCGGCCGCGCGAGCCATCGCGGAAAATGCTCGGGCGCGGGTCGCGTTCTACGCGCTCGAGGGTGACGACACGGGCGACATCACGCCCACCTGGCTCGCGGCGTATGCGCCCATCGACCTGGGCGGCATGCAGCCGTTCGACCTGTTCGTCGGCGGCATGTCCTGCGGGCGTTTCACCATGCACACCCCGGGCGCCCATAACGTGCGCAATGCCGTGGCGGCGCTTTGTGCCTGCGCCGACGGATTCGGCGTGCCCGTCTTGCGCGCACGCGCCGCGCTCGCGAGCTTCGAGGGCGTGCGCCGCCGGCAGGACTTGCTCGGCACCCCGGGCGGTGTCCGCGTGTACGACGACTTCGCGCACCACCCGACGGCGGTCCACGAGACGCTCGCCGCGCTTCGTGCGAAGCACCGCGAGGGTCGGCTCTGGGCCGTCTTCGAACCGCGCAGCGCCACCGCGTGCCGAGCTCTCCATCAAAAGGCGTACGCCTCCGCCTTCGGCGCGGCCGATCGCGTCCTGTTCGCGCCGCTTGGTCGCTCCAACGTGCCCGAGGGTGAGCGACTCGACCTCGAGCTTCTCGCCCGCGCGATCGGCGAGCGAGCCCAGGCGATGCCCAGCATCGACTCCATCCTCGAGCAGCTTGCCTCCGAGGCGCGCCCGGGTGACACCATCGTCCTGCTTTCCAATGGTGCTTTCGGGGGGCTTCACAGACGTCTGCTCGGAAGGTTCGGTCCATGA
- a CDS encoding inositol monophosphatase, giving the protein MTRSFDVHAENDQRALLAIALDVAREASELVLSGWRKKFTVDLKGPVDLVTDFDRASEELARDRLHARTPFTVVGEEGGADLSRASDEAKWYVDPIDGTTNFVHGHPFFCVSVGLLANGQPLLGAIVAPALRYEFTGIAGKFATRNGEPCHVSTATEFSAALLATGFPYDRRISDDNNFDAFVAIKKKCQAVRRCGSAALDLCFVAEGTYDGYWEKKLNAWDITGGAAIVLGAGGRLSTYGGEPFNAMRGDLVATNGKIHDALLRELAEVQSKRTTK; this is encoded by the coding sequence ATGACACGGTCGTTCGACGTTCACGCAGAAAATGATCAACGCGCGCTCCTCGCCATCGCGCTGGACGTAGCTCGGGAGGCTTCCGAGCTCGTGCTCTCGGGCTGGCGAAAGAAGTTCACCGTCGATCTCAAGGGCCCGGTCGATCTGGTGACGGACTTCGATCGCGCGAGCGAAGAACTCGCACGCGACCGGCTTCATGCGCGCACGCCGTTCACCGTGGTGGGCGAAGAAGGCGGCGCCGACTTGAGTCGCGCGTCCGACGAGGCGAAGTGGTACGTCGATCCCATCGACGGCACGACGAACTTCGTGCACGGCCATCCCTTCTTTTGCGTCTCCGTGGGCTTGCTCGCCAACGGCCAGCCGCTGCTCGGTGCCATCGTGGCGCCCGCCCTGCGCTACGAGTTCACCGGTATCGCGGGGAAATTCGCCACGCGCAACGGCGAACCTTGCCACGTGAGCACGGCGACCGAGTTCAGCGCGGCCTTGTTGGCCACGGGGTTCCCGTACGATCGGCGCATCAGCGACGACAACAACTTCGACGCCTTCGTGGCCATCAAGAAGAAGTGCCAGGCCGTGCGCCGTTGCGGGTCGGCCGCGTTGGATCTCTGCTTCGTCGCCGAAGGCACCTACGACGGCTATTGGGAAAAGAAACTCAACGCGTGGGACATCACCGGCGGGGCGGCCATCGTCCTCGGTGCGGGCGGCCGGCTTTCGACGTACGGCGGAGAGCCGTTCAACGCCATGCGCGGCGATTTGGTGGCCACCAACGGCAAAATCCACGACGCGTTGCTGCGCGAGCTTGCCGAGGTTCAATCCAAGCGTACGACTAAGTAA
- a CDS encoding VWA domain-containing protein → MFVPFLFELRARKVKIGAQEAMSLARALAMGLHDSSLDGFYHVARAVCVHREGDLDAFDQAFLSHFRGIETASVKLLDELEEWLKDARERRELSEEELALLKSLDMEELRKLFEERMRQQKERHDGGNRWIGTGGTSPFGAQGAHPSGLRVGPMGGGRSALGIADARRYKPYRSDLVLDVRQIEVALRKLRAFAREGDALELDLDETIAETAKNAGELELVLRPPKRSNVRVLLLMDVGGSMDPHAHTVSLLFSAAKRASNIRELKTYYFHNCIYGNLYATERFVDPIRVRDVLDQCHADYKLVIVGDAAMHPGELLGGGDWSYYSSHPSEKSMPGIRWMQLVADHFRKSAWLNPDPPQYWKGGTAEALSQIFPMYQMTLDGLGEAIAHLSRGGVRKR, encoded by the coding sequence ATGTTCGTCCCCTTCCTCTTCGAGCTACGCGCGCGCAAAGTGAAAATTGGCGCCCAGGAGGCCATGTCCCTGGCGCGCGCCCTCGCCATGGGGCTGCACGACAGCTCGCTCGATGGCTTCTACCATGTGGCCCGCGCGGTCTGCGTTCACCGCGAGGGCGATTTGGACGCGTTCGATCAGGCTTTTCTCTCGCATTTTCGCGGCATCGAAACGGCGAGCGTGAAGCTGCTCGACGAGCTCGAAGAGTGGCTCAAAGATGCGCGGGAGCGCCGCGAATTGTCCGAGGAGGAGCTCGCGCTTCTGAAGTCGCTCGACATGGAGGAGCTGCGAAAGCTCTTCGAAGAGCGCATGCGGCAGCAGAAAGAGCGGCACGACGGCGGCAATCGCTGGATCGGCACCGGCGGGACGAGTCCCTTCGGTGCGCAGGGCGCGCATCCGTCGGGGCTGCGCGTGGGGCCGATGGGTGGCGGGCGCAGTGCCCTGGGCATCGCCGATGCGCGGCGCTACAAGCCGTACCGATCCGACTTGGTGCTCGACGTCCGTCAGATCGAGGTGGCGCTGCGCAAGCTGCGCGCGTTCGCGCGGGAAGGGGACGCGCTGGAGCTCGACCTGGACGAGACCATCGCCGAGACGGCGAAAAACGCGGGCGAGCTGGAGTTGGTGCTTCGCCCGCCGAAGCGCTCCAACGTGCGCGTGTTGCTCTTGATGGACGTGGGCGGCTCGATGGATCCGCACGCCCACACGGTGTCGCTGCTGTTCTCCGCGGCCAAGCGGGCGTCGAACATCCGCGAGCTGAAGACGTACTATTTCCACAATTGCATTTACGGCAATTTGTACGCGACGGAGCGATTCGTGGACCCGATCCGCGTGCGCGACGTGCTCGATCAGTGCCACGCGGACTACAAGCTGGTCATCGTGGGCGACGCCGCGATGCACCCGGGCGAGCTGCTCGGCGGTGGCGATTGGTCGTACTACTCGAGCCACCCGAGCGAGAAATCGATGCCCGGCATCCGCTGGATGCAGCTCGTGGCGGACCACTTCCGCAAGAGCGCGTGGCTCAATCCGGATCCGCCGCAATATTGGAAGGGCGGCACGGCGGAAGCGCTCTCGCAGATCTTTCCCATGTACCAAATGACGCTGGACGGCCTCGGCGAGGCGATTGCCCACCTGTCGCGCGGCGGCGTGCGCAAGCGCTGA
- a CDS encoding Gfo/Idh/MocA family oxidoreductase, giving the protein MSTVGTNRDLRRVALVGHGIMGRRHVRALLAFPDRATLAGIYDPDPAAASNAGSLRCYASEAEAIADADVVFVASPIAAHMSTVLRALRARRDVFVEKPIGATGDESAAMVEAAERSGRQLFVGHSERFNPVVRALRRVLDPTRIRTISFCRVGAPRAGGSAAQSGGPRPRARDVLLNLGVHDLDLASYLTASRAHVHAAFGREDNTDVLLSTGRCPARVRVSREGERERRILVTTDDARYEGDLLGFRLTVDEREDIALDTEEPIIAQARAVFDALDGLPSDIAKGHEGAHAVRLAEKSLALLRKPLTHPTLTEYVDSAE; this is encoded by the coding sequence TTGAGCACGGTTGGAACGAACAGGGATCTGCGCCGGGTTGCGCTCGTGGGGCACGGCATCATGGGCCGGCGCCATGTGCGGGCGCTTTTGGCCTTCCCCGATAGGGCGACGCTCGCCGGCATCTATGATCCGGATCCCGCGGCCGCCTCGAACGCCGGAAGCCTGCGTTGCTACGCGTCGGAGGCCGAGGCCATCGCCGATGCGGACGTCGTGTTCGTGGCATCCCCGATCGCCGCCCACATGTCCACGGTGCTGCGGGCCCTGCGGGCGCGGCGCGATGTCTTCGTCGAGAAGCCCATCGGCGCCACCGGCGACGAATCCGCCGCGATGGTGGAGGCGGCCGAGCGCAGCGGGCGACAGCTCTTCGTGGGCCACTCCGAGCGCTTCAACCCGGTGGTTCGTGCCCTGCGCCGTGTGCTCGACCCCACGCGCATCCGCACCATTTCGTTCTGCCGCGTCGGCGCCCCGCGGGCAGGAGGCTCGGCCGCCCAAAGCGGCGGACCTCGACCGCGCGCACGCGACGTACTGCTCAACCTGGGCGTGCACGATCTCGACCTCGCGTCGTACCTGACTGCCTCGCGCGCCCACGTGCACGCGGCATTCGGGCGCGAGGACAACACGGACGTGCTCCTCTCCACCGGTCGATGCCCGGCGCGCGTGCGGGTTTCACGCGAAGGAGAGCGCGAACGGCGCATCCTCGTCACCACGGACGACGCGCGCTACGAGGGCGATCTGCTGGGTTTCCGCCTCACCGTCGACGAACGCGAAGACATCGCGCTCGACACGGAGGAGCCCATCATCGCGCAGGCGCGCGCGGTGTTCGACGCGCTCGACGGCCTTCCCTCGGACATCGCCAAAGGCCACGAGGGCGCCCACGCCGTCCGCCTCGCGGAAAAGTCGCTGGCCCTCCTGCGAAAGCCGCTCACGCACCCCACGCTGACGGAATACGTCGACTCCGCCGAGTAA
- a CDS encoding AgmX/PglI C-terminal domain-containing protein has protein sequence MAVATIPQHLRVSLTWGTTVLSVKTLALGQSFEPTEIPDGLEMSAVPVRGVPSGWEIDARGARSGFVRLRGRDEDALSIARSGVPIPIVPGDYGVLQYGLFALFFQYTDAPAKRIKGGWGVEALVLLAIFSSVVLHAGGIGLVRALTTPPPIAKPIELTSPEELAARFGLRRALQAEAAPSPSAADSGGASGVKDPGAHDKKSQGGGRKIAGTEGKFGKKGPSDRTELDGEVHPRANFGGLSEVLSSDTGEEIKRTLKTINTVSDALSGLNASNVQLGGGTGTNLKGTGGGGGGYAAAGTLFGAGTLNTGFGVGNGGGAGPGGGGAGGAGAGGRGPGGQGRGAGAGPGAGAGGGGGEARVASGGNVASHGGLSPEQVRRVVEAHMGALRACYESEAQRNPNLRGGLSVSWQIDPTGAVPSASVASTTLSNARVEGCVVRQVRAWKFPTNDSPTNVSYPFKFGVGG, from the coding sequence ATGGCAGTAGCGACAATTCCCCAGCATCTGCGCGTATCTCTTACATGGGGTACGACCGTTCTCTCGGTGAAAACGTTGGCGCTGGGCCAATCGTTCGAACCCACGGAGATCCCCGACGGGCTCGAGATGAGCGCCGTGCCCGTGCGCGGTGTGCCCAGCGGTTGGGAAATCGATGCGCGCGGCGCGCGCTCGGGCTTCGTGAGGCTGCGCGGACGCGACGAAGACGCGCTGTCCATCGCCCGAAGCGGAGTGCCCATTCCCATCGTGCCGGGCGACTATGGCGTCCTGCAGTACGGGCTTTTTGCGCTCTTCTTTCAATACACCGACGCGCCCGCCAAACGCATCAAGGGCGGTTGGGGCGTCGAAGCACTGGTGCTGCTCGCCATCTTCTCCAGCGTGGTGCTGCACGCGGGCGGCATCGGCTTGGTGCGCGCGCTCACCACGCCGCCGCCCATCGCGAAGCCCATCGAGCTGACGAGCCCCGAGGAACTCGCGGCCCGCTTCGGATTGCGGCGCGCACTGCAAGCCGAGGCTGCGCCCTCGCCATCTGCGGCGGACTCGGGCGGCGCATCGGGTGTCAAAGATCCGGGCGCGCACGACAAGAAGAGCCAGGGCGGTGGACGCAAGATCGCGGGCACCGAGGGAAAGTTCGGAAAGAAGGGCCCGAGCGATCGCACGGAGTTGGACGGCGAGGTGCACCCGCGCGCGAACTTCGGTGGCTTGAGCGAGGTGCTCTCGTCGGACACCGGCGAGGAGATCAAGCGCACGCTGAAAACGATCAACACGGTCTCCGACGCGCTCTCCGGCTTGAATGCGAGCAACGTCCAGCTGGGCGGCGGAACGGGAACGAACCTGAAAGGCACGGGCGGCGGCGGTGGTGGCTATGCCGCCGCGGGCACGTTGTTCGGCGCGGGCACGCTCAACACCGGCTTCGGCGTGGGCAACGGCGGCGGCGCAGGCCCGGGCGGTGGCGGCGCGGGGGGCGCAGGGGCGGGCGGACGCGGTCCCGGCGGACAAGGGCGCGGTGCGGGTGCGGGCCCCGGCGCGGGCGCGGGTGGCGGCGGCGGAGAAGCGCGCGTCGCATCGGGTGGCAACGTCGCCTCGCACGGAGGCCTATCCCCCGAGCAAGTGCGGCGCGTCGTGGAGGCGCACATGGGCGCGCTGCGTGCGTGCTATGAGAGCGAGGCGCAGCGCAATCCCAACTTGCGCGGCGGGCTGTCCGTCTCCTGGCAGATCGATCCCACCGGCGCCGTGCCGAGCGCTTCGGTGGCCTCGACCACGCTCAGCAACGCGCGGGTCGAAGGCTGCGTGGTGCGGCAGGTCCGCGCGTGGAAGTTCCCCACCAACGATTCCCCGACCAACGTGAGCTATCCGTTCAAATTCGGCGTCGGCGGCTGA